One region of Chryseobacterium muglaense genomic DNA includes:
- the rpsA gene encoding 30S ribosomal protein S1 translates to MSKETNSAEVLLNQNVAPEQFDWDSFESGLDADARKEKSDLEEIYNGSLSSLNDNDVITGKVVRLTDKEAIVDIDFKSEGVISLNEFRYNPGLKVGDDVEVMVDRREDKTGQLQLSHRKARTLKAWDRVNELHETGEIVNGFVKSRTKGGMIVDVHGIEAFLPGSQIDVKPIKDYDQFVGKTMEFKVVKINPEFKNVVVSHKALIEADIEGQKKEIIAQLEKGQVLEGTVKNITSYGVFIDLGGVDGLIHITDLSWSRVNHPSEILEDGQTVKVVILDFDDEKTRIQLGMKQLEAHPWDALSADMKVGDKVKGKVVVLADYGAFVEIAPGVEGLIHVSEMSWSTHLRSAGDFVKVGDEVEAEVLTLDREDRKISLGMKQLSKDPWENIETKYPVGSQHVGTVRNFTNFGVFVELEEGIDGLIYISDLSWTKKIKHPSEFCAVGDKLDVVVLELDIQARRLSLGHKQLQENPWDKFETKYAEGTVHAGKAVEVHDKGASVQFEDAEVEAFCPSRLLEKEDGSKIKKGEDAQFKVIEFNKEFKRVVVSHTGIFRDEEKKNVKESSNRNVSSSSNNEERSTLGDIDALAELKKKMEGGK, encoded by the coding sequence ATGTCAAAAGAGACAAATTCAGCAGAGGTTTTATTAAACCAAAACGTAGCACCAGAACAATTTGATTGGGATTCTTTCGAATCAGGTCTTGATGCAGATGCTAGAAAAGAAAAAAGTGATCTTGAAGAAATCTATAACGGATCTCTTAGCAGCTTAAACGATAACGACGTTATCACAGGTAAAGTTGTAAGATTAACTGACAAAGAAGCTATCGTAGACATCGACTTCAAATCTGAAGGTGTTATTTCTCTTAACGAATTCCGTTACAACCCAGGCCTAAAAGTAGGTGATGATGTTGAAGTAATGGTAGACAGAAGAGAAGACAAAACAGGTCAGTTACAATTATCTCACAGAAAAGCTAGAACGCTTAAAGCTTGGGATAGAGTAAACGAACTTCACGAAACTGGAGAAATCGTTAACGGTTTTGTTAAGTCTAGAACTAAAGGAGGTATGATCGTTGACGTACACGGAATCGAAGCATTCTTACCAGGTTCTCAAATTGATGTTAAGCCAATTAAAGATTACGATCAGTTCGTAGGTAAAACTATGGAATTCAAAGTTGTGAAAATCAACCCTGAGTTCAAAAACGTAGTTGTATCTCACAAAGCATTGATCGAAGCAGATATCGAAGGTCAGAAAAAAGAAATCATCGCTCAGCTTGAAAAAGGTCAGGTTCTTGAAGGTACTGTTAAGAATATTACTTCTTACGGTGTATTCATTGACTTAGGAGGTGTTGATGGATTAATTCACATTACAGATCTTTCTTGGTCTAGAGTGAACCACCCATCTGAAATCTTAGAAGATGGACAAACTGTAAAAGTTGTTATCCTTGATTTTGATGACGAGAAAACAAGAATCCAATTGGGTATGAAGCAATTAGAAGCTCATCCTTGGGATGCTCTTTCTGCTGACATGAAAGTTGGTGATAAAGTAAAAGGAAAAGTAGTAGTTCTTGCTGACTATGGTGCATTCGTAGAAATCGCTCCAGGTGTAGAAGGATTGATCCACGTTTCTGAAATGTCTTGGTCAACTCACTTGAGAAGCGCTGGAGATTTCGTAAAAGTTGGTGATGAAGTAGAAGCAGAAGTTCTTACTCTTGATAGAGAAGACAGAAAAATCTCTTTAGGTATGAAACAATTATCTAAAGATCCATGGGAAAATATCGAAACTAAGTATCCTGTAGGTTCTCAACACGTTGGAACTGTAAGAAACTTTACAAACTTCGGTGTATTCGTAGAATTGGAAGAAGGTATTGATGGATTAATCTATATCTCTGATCTTTCTTGGACTAAGAAAATCAAGCATCCATCTGAGTTCTGTGCAGTTGGTGATAAATTAGATGTTGTAGTTCTAGAATTAGACATCCAAGCTAGAAGATTATCTCTAGGTCACAAACAATTACAAGAAAACCCTTGGGATAAATTTGAAACTAAATATGCTGAAGGAACTGTACACGCTGGTAAAGCTGTAGAAGTACACGATAAAGGTGCTTCTGTACAATTTGAAGATGCTGAAGTTGAAGCTTTCTGCCCATCAAGATTATTAGAGAAGGAAGACGGATCTAAAATCAAAAAAGGTGAAGATGCTCAGTTTAAAGTAATCGAATTCAACAAAGAATTCAAGAGAGTAGTAGTTTCTCACACAGGTATCTTCAGAGACGAAGAGAAAAAGAATGTGAAAGAATCTTCTAACAGAAATGTATCTTCTTCTTCAAACAACGAAGAAAGATCAACTCTTGGAGACATCGATGCTTTAGCAGAATTGAAAAAGAAAATGGAAGGAGGTAAATAA